ACCTTTGGTTTAAATGTAATTGAGATTTAGATGCAAGCTCTTCACTCCTGAATCCAATAAAATTATATATGAAAGaagttattttttcaaatttgacTATTTTTACCTTTGTTAAGGGTGTTCTAGAGATATCTAGCAGTCGAGTAAATAGCTATAGGAATGCTTGGATCTTACCATCCCAAAGTTTGTCccgtaaataataataaaaaggtcTAGGCCTGCATTTGGAGTTTCTAGAGTTTGGTAAGGCGAAAGTGGTCACCCTAGAGGATTGAGTGCTCTGGCTCGGTCCAGTGACTTCATGCACTCAACTTATATAGATTTTGCGGAAAATTAGCCTTACCTCATCTTGATTGGCATTCGCTCCTTCCCACTAGTGATCTTGTATTTTGCCACATATGTGGGTTCGGTCCTACGAAGCCCTGTAGATTCTCACATGCCCATGACTACATCTCGGTCGGTTTAGGTTCAAGTAAGAGCTTAGAAGATTTCAGCAATGAAAGCACCAAAACCTAATGGCTTAATTCATTCCTCCTATTTCCTGGCTGGCCTGTCGTACAAAAGGGTAAGCTGTCATAGTCAATGCGCCTTAAACAAAGTAAAGGCTTGTATGCTCTGCTCATTGTCTGTTCTCGTTGTATCATAAGTTCTCTATTACTCTCTATAAATTTGTTCTTCCATCTCCGTCACATGCGTTTTGTTTTCTTTGAACAAGGTAACATTCGTATTCCATCCAAAAGTATTAGCATGAAAATGCTGATTTGAAACTTTACAGGTAAAGCCACAAAAAACAGTGGCCAGGAGGTAATGATGCTAGTTACAATTTACACATTGCCTAGAAAATCTACCCAATCACCTACTTCCCCCTACTATAtcttgtttacaccaaaaataaaagaGACTAAGACACTTCATTTTaaatatctgaagggaactaacTTTATCTTCAAATTGTTTTgagtttctttccttccaaattgaCCACCAAATACAAGCTGGAATGGCCTGCCACCAATCTTCCTCTGCCTTTCTTCTTCCAATTCTAGAGTTGATCTTGGTGACACCCACTTCATCCCTAGGATACAAAAGAAACATGTGCCACTGATGTGCAGTTATCCTACAATGTAGGAATAAATGCTCATTTGTTTCTGCATCTTTCCCACAAAGTAGGCATCTTGAGCATATCTGAAGACCTCTTCTTTGTAGAGCCTCTTGTGTTAGATAAGCCCTCCTCAAAAGTCATATTAGATAAGCCCTCCTCAAAAGTCAAAACTAACCAAACAAAAGTAGAAACCTTATATGGAATTTTAACTTTCCAAATAAGTTTCCATGGCCAAACCAGAGATGGATttacaatcttgttcttctcCCAATAAACTGATTTTAACATTGAAATTCTCTTTGCTGCATAGTTTCCAAACTGGTTTATCTGGAACATTAGTGGTGTTCCTGTCAAGGAATTAAGTACCAAAAGCAAATCTAAGACTTCCTATTTCCTAATCATTTAGTGCCCTTCTAACAAAATATTCCACCCTTGTTCTGTGATTCTGTCCACATTTGggatattttgtcatttttttggaGACTGAGAATGTGTAGGTCCTGGAATAAAGTTCTGAGATTACAATGCCCAATCTAGTGATCTTCCCAGAAAGAAGTTTTTGTCCCATCCCCCACCTTTATGCTCAAATTTTCACTGCATTCATTCCACATTCTTCTAATAGTCTTCCAGACACTGCATCCATAAGTAGCATTTACTTCATTTGTTGTCCACTGATTCAACAAACCATATTTTTGAGGTATGTATTTCTTCCAGAGAGATCTGTCATCCTTGCAAACCTCCACAACCACTTCTGGagtagactcttttttttttgagacTAACTTCTGGAGTAGACTCTGGTTATGAAGTCTGAGATTCTTAATCTCCATGCCACCATGTTGCTTGCTGAGTGTCACAGTCTCCCTCTCCACTAAGTTATAACCTTTCTTGTCTTTGTTACCATGCCACAGATATTCCCTTCTTACTTTGTTAATCTTCTTCCCTATACCCCTAGGAATAGGAAGCAAAAACATCATGTAAGTAGGTAAGGCATCCAAGACTGAATTTATCCAAGTCAGTCTGCCCCCAAGAGATAAATATTGACTCTTCCATCTTGTCAATTTCTTTTCACACTTTTCTAACACATCATTCCATATCTCTTGTGCCTTGTGGTTGGCACCCAGAGGCATTCCCAAGTACTTTGTGGGCAGTGACTCAGTTTGACAGCCCAAGTTACTTGCCAGAAACTGTAGATCAGTCACCTGATTCACTGGATATAAGAAACTCTTATTCCAGTTAACATGGAGGCCTGAGATGGCTTCAAAGATGGTCAATATTGCCTTTAGGTGTCTGATTTGTTCAACCTTAGCCTCACAAAACACCAAAGAGTGATCAGCATACAATAAGTGTGTAATTTCCATGTCTTCACCCCTATTGGTTTGGGTTCCAATCCCTTTTATCCATTCATTAGTTTTGGCTTTTCTGATCATGTAATTTAGCCCCTCCATGGCTAATAAGAATAGGAAAGGTGACAGGGGATCTCCCTGCCTCAAACCCCTGCTAGATTGAAAAAAACCTTCAGGACTTCCATTAATTAGAACAGAGAACTTCACACTGGATATACAACATTTTATCCAATTGACACGTGCATTTATATTATCAGATATTGGAGAGTACTTAGGCTTTAGAAGATGGTCCCTCTTTCTCCTGAAAACCTGATCAAAATTCGAACACACAATGTTTTTACTAGAAAGGATTACACAGTGGGAACTGGTTGACAGGGCTATATGCCTTGTTTGATCAGATCCTCTAATCTTTACAATCACAATGTACTAAGCCAGTTCCTTTAAAAGGTGACGACTTTATATCTTATTATCAGAAATAGGTTTGGAGCCATAGAACTATCTTTAGATTTTGGAGTTCTCGCCCAAATGTAACGTGATAGGCTAGGCGAGTTCACATTTGCTCTTCAAAATTCTAAATTCTGTATGACTTGATTGGTGCGAGTGGACAGTAATTTCAGCTACAAGACACTTTTCTCCTTCTTTACCAGTTGATTTTCTTGCATCGATTTTCTGTCCTCTTTCCTGTTACATGCAAACTATTACCTTTACGAAACTGATGATACAACTTAATTATTTATAGATCACATTCTAGTTATAAAAAGTTGAATTGCTTGGAACAATTAATATTTCAAGTGTGGTGCGATCCGTCACATCAAATTGAAATTTCACACAAACTTGAATAGTTAATATACCTCACCTCatctataagtttttttttttttttttttgatgagatACTTCTTCTATAAGGAAAATGAAGTCCATTATCTTCATGCCCCCAAGTATTGGCAAGTGATGGCTAGTTTGCAAATTGCAAGgctttgaaaagtgtttttttttgtgtggatAATATATAGTGATTCCCTCATAAAGTTCAGAATCCAAGAATGAAAAGAAGCTTTCTAGAGAGATGCAATGAAAGATATTAATGAAGAATTATCATTCAGAAAAGCTGACTTGTCAAAAAGGATCTTTCATTAGCTGCTTCCAAGAGGGAGATTCATTAATATGATATCATTACTTAACTCTGCACCTTGGACCAAATAAAAACTTTGTAACAGGTTGAATCATGTTATTTAAATATGCACTTCTGATGTTCATGTTTGGTGTAGTGTATGCCAAGTGGCACAATAAGGATATCCTTTGCGGTTCAGCAAAATGGAAGTATAGGCTGTTTGTTATCTTGTTTTCCCTGGTCctgggtggggtggggggtgggcggtggggtgggggtggtgctTCTATGTGTGCTGTCAAGGAAAATGTTTATGCTGCTGAGGTCATAACTTCTGTGAATTTGTCAGTTGGCTTGTGATAACCTTAATAGCTTCTGAAAGGGAGATATCTCATTAGACCAACCTCTTATTGCATCAAAATATTGATGATAACTCTTTTTCGTTCTTTTGTAAATGTTTAGTAACTAAATTACCCTTTAAGTGTTTCTTTGTTAGAATTAATGACTATGATAATACTATGATAATACAGGACACCTTTTAATTCATCAATATTAACGTAAGGATCTTTTAGATATTAAGGATGAATAGCTGTGTAGTGTTCTCTTGTCAAAATGATTCACTGGGGATTTATCTCTAATTTGCATTTTAATTTCTCTTTCTGGCAGGAATCTACACCCGCCAATAAATACCGGATATCAGATACTGTACTATATTGAAGATTGAAGAGGGAGGTTTTTTCAGGAAGAGTACATAATTCAGTGATTATATTTCGCGCGAGTCTGGGATTTTTCTGGTTCCGAGCACAACCGTTTTGACTTCAAAATTCAATCACTATTACCTTAGGATGGATTCGAAGCTCTCAGTGATTTTCTTTCCCATGACTTATACAGGAGTTCGAATCCTTGTTACTTTTTAGGTTGTCTTTTATCTCATACTTAAAAGGGTAAGACTTTAGATCCTCCTTCTGTGTTTATATTATTAGCCTTACCATTGATATAATTCATCATCCCTTTGGTGGTTTAAAATTTAAAGAGAAACAAAAGGAAAGAGAAGTATGTCCGATAGAATCAAGATAAACTACCAAACCACCAAAGCATGCATTATTCAGCAATTTAGGTTAAgccctttttattatgttggatAACACCAATATCCTTTATACTTGTAGAAAAACATTGCCACAATAAAATCCCAGACCTTCCTTATTTGAGCTTAATGTCGAAGATACCTGAACTTAGTGTGCAGTGAATGTAGTCAAGTCTTTGCTGAAATTTGCATGATGAGCATTTATTTATCACAATGCAACAGTTTTAATATTTGCAGAAACTTGTTTCTGGTGACACGCGAAACCATTTTTCAGGAACTTGACGAAATGGTTCAGTATCTGCAGctccttttttattttaaaaaaattatactcCATGCAAGAGCAATATGCGTTGAGCTGCATGTCCACTTAGCAGCGCTACTAGTACTTGCAAAACAAAAATACGGTCTATTGAATTGTTTTCCCACAATGTAACCAGTTACTTTCTAAAATTTCACAAATCATTTTTTCCGCTAGTAAACCAAATTACTTTCTAAAATCCATTTTTTTGggcggatttcccttcaaaggcactggtctttaatttttgtcttcaGCCTAATATCTTGAGGTTCGGGGTTTGAACTCcggttcagtaaaaaaaaataaaaaatcgcaaggcagaatttcgtagcaaaattaggcctatttgggtaaaagttaagccttaaggcagTGTTTTGCAAAATTCCAgttgagtaattttttttttttttaataactttGCCTTAATGCAAacttctaccttaaggtagagttttgcccttAAGCCTGAAGATAAAACTCTGGCTTAAGGAAGGGTTTGCCTTATgtttgaaggcaaaactctgtctGATAAGGTAGAGTTTGCATTTAAACTCTATCTTAAAAGGTaaagtttgaaactctgccttaagagagttttgcaggcaaactctgccttgcgatttttttaaaatttttgattgaGCGGGGGCTTGAACCTGGAACCCTGAAGTTTTATgcaaagagcaaaaattaaagaccacctccgaataaggacaatcgtgcaaattgccctctAAAATTTTCATGCAAAAGTGATTGTATTTTCCTCATATAGTCTTCTAGGCCTACATGAATATACAAGTGTATAAACTTTCAAACGCAAAAACTAAAAGGGAATTTTATTGTCTCCGAGCACAATTGAGGTATTAAAAGTATCCAAGAATGATAAATGAGCAACAGAGAACTTGCCTAAAACTCCAAACCTTTGCATTAAACAATAGTCAAAATAAAAGTTTTCTTCAAAAATAATAGAGGTTTCCTTATTCACAGATTCATCACGCACTAATGTGACCTGCTGTCCTGCTCTGCACCAAAACCTGTTATTCCCCTCCCCCTTCGCGCTCTcgctattttaaaaaataattataattgcATTTTCATTAGCTTGAGCTAGTTGTCTCGGGTTCCAAAAAATCAAAAGGAGGAGGGAACTAGGGGCCGTACTAGCCGTAAAGTCAAGAATTTTCCTCAATTAATTCATTGATCCGTTTAACGAAAAATGTAGTATACCAGTACAACAAGTGAGATTCCTAATGCCTAGCTCTCTTGCCAAATATACAGAGTAAATTTCCTAAAAGGTTACCCATATATTGAGAATTTTCTATCaatatcacttttgtttcttttaagATTAGAGTATCACCCAACTTTCACTATTTTTCTCAGAATATATTAAGCACACAAAACCCTCATTCTATTTTAGTTGGCATGCCGTGTcatataaaattttaattttttaatactattaaatttattttattcatcCAATCCATTTAACTCAACTCAAACCCATTTTACCCAACCAATTGATATCTTAACTCATTTAATCCATCAAACAAGTCTGTAACTTTTACTCAAATCGTTCATATTCCACAAGGAGATAACAACAGTCGTTCATATTTCAATGTTTTTATACCCGATTTTATTCACTGAAGTTAATGGCTCATATTACCAAATTTAATTAGCAGGACAATATTTTCTCTCCATATAAATATTTGGTGTTTTTACTCTATTGAGGAGACAATTAGACTAGTTCCGATCTTCAAAATAATAAATTGTAGCAATAATACTTCAAAGAAGCTTGTGACAATGTATGTCCAGTAACGTGATGCAGACGATAAAATGACCGTGAGAATTTACCAAAAGAAGACACATATGTGGTTAAACAGTTTCGCATAACTAACAAAAGACACTATACAAAATCGCTATATTTTACTAGAGTTTCTATTCTTCTTCTGCACAACAAATGCA
The sequence above is a segment of the Lycium barbarum isolate Lr01 chromosome 6, ASM1917538v2, whole genome shotgun sequence genome. Coding sequences within it:
- the LOC132644613 gene encoding uncharacterized protein LOC132644613, with the protein product MDCCIKQHHAIFYLTLKNTRECVFHKRSDEIRALEYSRKCAIHEKAKSFALTTKDKCFALVFRRKRDHLLKPKYSPISDNINARVNWIKCCISSVKFSVLINGSPEGFFQSSRGLRQGDPLSPFLFLLAMEGLNYMIRKAKTNEWIKGIGTQTNRGEDMEITHLLYADHSLVFCEAKVEQIRHLKAILTIFEAISGLHVNWNKSFLYPVNQVTDLQFLASNLGCQTESLPTKYLGMPLGANHKAQEIWNDVLEKCEKKLTRWKSQYLSLGGRLTWINSVLDALPTYMMFLLPIPRGIGKKINKVRREYLWHGNKDKKGYNLVERETVTLSKQHGGMEIKNLRLHNQSLLQKLVSKKKESTPEVVVEVCKDDRSLWKKYIPQKYGLLNQWTTNEVNATYGCSVWKTIRRMWNECRTPLMFQINQFGNYAAKRISMLKSVYWEKNKIVNPSLVWPWKLIWKVKIPYKVSTFVWITAHQWHMFLLYPRDEVGVTKINSRIGRRKAEEDWWQAIPACIWWSIWKERNSKQFEDKGLTPKAALPKVLNRQGRTQAKEGVLLEIVFNQH